The following coding sequences are from one Rhinoraja longicauda isolate Sanriku21f chromosome 37, sRhiLon1.1, whole genome shotgun sequence window:
- the LOC144610654 gene encoding intercellular adhesion molecule 1-like gives MVATLTTSGRHRHRHLHLVLLVFTLTTKGNGFEVVIETDTPSVEFGGSLNVTCRTTCSNYTMEIELKPGLNYSMINNNNSITYQFPTVEKWDLPIPCMVTCLSENDTLNDDKKVIIVYNRDLAIAPHPEVMEINKTYQLNCTGPRVYPNNKLNLTWRRGDKVVKWVGKDKVGKIPEEVPPLVNTLDIIASMTDNGKVYKCSAELDIDSNTTKTIESSAFTLQTYSFPEPPRILNGKPIEVNEEVTLECDVQNVFPAEKLNVTWFHNEEELKTVTKKLSSHHIQANTTWTPQDTGLTEFTCRADLDYPINLTRSHNISIEVYVFSEPVIQAPNKIVVGNPVNITCSVFNASGVLQLTLKNGNEILANESSSAELTIYHTVHPKAEMNGRHLTCVAELTLRHHSEPIVKQQITTLNVQSEESTRIIIGIVIIITAIIVAAIIITIIYQFVRAQKTGAYNVLNPTSSINNEIPRVNEPRDSFALQEAISNNNGNNSQTGLNNKSCITPGV, from the exons CTAAAGGGAATGGATTTGAGGTTGTGATAGAAACAGACACCCCATCTGTGGAATTCGGGGGCTCTTTGAATGTGACCTGCCGAACCACATGTTCAAATTATACGATGGAGATAGAACTAAAACCAGGGCTAAATTACAGCATGATTAACAATAACAACTCAATCACGTACCAATTCCCAACTGTGGAGAAATGGGATTTACCAATACCTTGCATGGTAACGTGCCTATCTGAAAACGATACTCTGAACGATGACAAAAAAGTGATCATTGTGTACA ATCGTGATCTAGCCATTGCACCACATCCAGAAGTGATGGAAATTAACAAAACATATCAGCTGAATTGCACCGGTCCAAGAGTGTATCCAAACAACAAGCTTAATCTCACGTGGCGCAGAGGGGACAAAGTTGTTAAGTGGGTAGGAAAAGATAAGGTAGGAAAGATTCCAGAAGAAGTGCCTCCATTGGTCAATACGCTCGACATCATTGCAAGCATGACTGATAATGGAAAAGTGTACAAATGCTCGGCAGAGCTGGACATAGACTCAAACACCACGAAAACAATCGAATCCTCCGCCTTTACTCTGCAAACCTACT CTTTTCCAGAGCCTCCTAGAATCCTCAACGGAAAGCCCATTGAAGTGAATGAGGAGGTCACGTTGGAATGTGATGTCCAAAATGTCTTTCCAGCTGAGAAGTTGAATGTAACCTGGTTTCACAATGAAGAAGAACTGAAGACAGTTACAAAGAAGTTATCATCCCACCATATCCAGGCAAATACAACATGGACACCACAAGACACGGGTCTGACTGAATTCACCTGCAGAGCAGATTTAGATTATCCAATAAATCTAACCAGGAGTCACAACATTTCCATTGAGGTGTACG TTTTCTCCGAACCTGTAATCCAAGCACCCAATAAAATCGTTGTGGGAAATCCGGTGAATATTACCTGCAGTGTGTTTAATGCCTCGGGAGTACTTCAACTTACACTGAAGAACGGAAATGAGATTTTAGCAAATGAATCATCCAGTGCAGAGCTCACGATCTACCACACTGTGCATCCAAAGGCAGAGATGAATGGACGGCATTTGACTTGTGTGGCTGAGCTGACACTCCGGCATCACTCTGAACCCATTGTTAAGCAACAGATTACCACACTCAATGTCCAAA GTGAAGAATCGACAAGAATCATAATTGGAATAGTGATAATAATAACAGCAATAATAGTAGCAGCAATAATAATAACCATCATTTACCAGTTTGTCAGAGCTCAGAAAACAGGAGCATATAATGTACTGAATCCAACATCCAGCATAAACAATGAAATCCCTCGTGTGAATGAACCTCGGGACTCTTTTGCTTTGCAGGAAGCGATTTCAAACAACAATGGCAATAACTCACAGACTGGTTTAAATAATAAAAGTTGTATTACACCTGGGGTTTGA